Proteins encoded by one window of Bauldia sp.:
- the nusB gene encoding transcription antitermination factor NusB, protein MTVAPKTREARPANQRGAARLAAVQALYQMELGGATLPDVLAEFEAHRLGKEVDGDQYRDADAAYFRDIVGGVVEHQRILDPAVDAALLNGWPLARIDATLRAILRSGAFELEHRTDVPARVIITEYVDVANAFYEGEVPAMVNAVLDTLAKKMRAAEFG, encoded by the coding sequence GTGACAGTCGCGCCGAAAACGCGCGAGGCGCGGCCGGCCAACCAGCGCGGCGCCGCCCGTCTCGCCGCCGTGCAGGCGCTCTACCAGATGGAACTCGGCGGCGCGACGCTGCCCGACGTGCTCGCCGAGTTCGAGGCGCATCGCCTCGGCAAGGAAGTCGACGGCGACCAGTACCGCGACGCCGACGCCGCTTACTTCCGCGACATCGTCGGCGGCGTGGTCGAGCATCAGCGCATACTCGATCCGGCGGTGGATGCGGCACTGCTCAACGGCTGGCCGCTGGCGCGCATCGACGCGACGCTCCGCGCCATCCTGCGCTCCGGCGCCTTCGAGCTGGAGCACCGCACCGACGTTCCGGCGCGCGTCATCATCACGGAATACGTCGACGTCGCCAACGCCTTCTACGAAGGCGAGGTGCCGGCGATGGTCAACGCCGTGCTCGACACGCTGGCGAAGAAGATGCGCGCGGCGGAGTTCGGGTAG
- a CDS encoding 6,7-dimethyl-8-ribityllumazine synthase: MADGKPHFLIVEARFYDDLADALLEGAKASLAAAGASFDIVTVPGALEIPAAVAMAINADKYDGYVALGCVIRGETTHYETVANESARGLMDISVAFSVPIGNGILTVENEAQAWARARVAEGDKGGFAARAALTMLALRQKLAL, from the coding sequence ATGGCTGACGGGAAACCCCATTTTCTGATTGTCGAGGCGCGCTTCTACGACGACCTCGCGGACGCGCTGCTGGAAGGCGCCAAGGCGTCGCTGGCGGCTGCCGGCGCGTCGTTCGACATCGTGACGGTGCCGGGCGCGCTGGAAATTCCGGCGGCGGTCGCGATGGCGATCAACGCCGATAAATATGATGGCTACGTCGCGCTGGGATGCGTCATCCGCGGCGAGACCACGCACTACGAAACCGTGGCGAACGAATCCGCGCGCGGCCTCATGGACATCTCCGTCGCGTTCTCCGTGCCGATCGGCAACGGCATCCTGACCGTCGAGAACGAGGCGCAGGCATGGGCGCGCGCCCGCGTCGCCGAGGGCGACAAGGGCGGCTTTGCCGCCCGTGCCGCGCTGACGATGCTGGCGCTCCGCCAGAAGCTCGCGCTGTGA
- a CDS encoding riboflavin synthase codes for MFTGIVSDIGSVIKVEERNDVRRLSIASGYDPASIAIGASINCAGVCLTVVEVSPGKRGAVFDVEAAPETLRLTNARDWQVGSRINLERALRAGDELGGHIVAGHVDGVAEIVKVEEFGDTTRFRFRVPHEFARYIAPKGSVSLDGTSLTVNDVAGEEFDCHLIPHTLKVTTWGDRQAGDKVHFEIDTIARYVARLLQPV; via the coding sequence ATGTTCACCGGCATCGTTTCCGATATCGGCAGCGTGATCAAAGTCGAGGAGCGCAACGACGTGCGCCGCCTGTCGATCGCGTCGGGCTACGACCCGGCGTCCATCGCCATCGGTGCGTCGATCAACTGCGCCGGCGTTTGCCTGACGGTGGTCGAAGTGTCGCCGGGCAAGCGTGGCGCGGTCTTCGACGTCGAGGCGGCGCCGGAGACGCTGCGGCTCACCAACGCGCGCGACTGGCAGGTCGGCTCGCGCATCAATCTCGAGCGGGCGCTGCGCGCCGGCGACGAGCTCGGCGGCCACATCGTCGCCGGGCACGTCGACGGCGTGGCGGAAATCGTGAAGGTGGAGGAATTCGGCGACACGACGCGCTTCCGCTTCCGCGTGCCGCACGAATTCGCGCGCTACATCGCGCCCAAGGGCTCGGTCAGCCTCGACGGCACGTCGCTGACGGTTAACGACGTCGCCGGCGAAGAATTCGACTGCCATCTCATCCCGCACACGCTGAAGGTCACGACCTGGGGCGACCGGCAGGCGGGCGACAAGGTCCATTTCGAGATCGACACCATCGCCCGCTACGTTGCGCGGCTGCTGCAGCCGGTCTAG
- the ribD gene encoding bifunctional diaminohydroxyphosphoribosylaminopyrimidine deaminase/5-amino-6-(5-phosphoribosylamino)uracil reductase RibD, which yields MARAPAIAIDAEFDRRMMAAALRLGRRNLGQTHPNPAVGCVLVQTVGGDRIVVANGWTAVGGRPHAEAAALAAAGLAATGATAYVTLEPCAHQGRAGACADALIAAGVARVVSAMVDPDPRTAGHGHAKLEAAGIAVTTGVLAEEAARAHAGHIARVTKGRPAVTLKLAVSADGMIGKREGERMIVTGKPAFDAVQIMRTEFDAVMVGIGTVLVDDPLLTVRLPGLARRSPARVILDKDARLPAASRLLQSIDAARLIVYVGPEAPAERVDALAGAGAEVVPVPLANAGIDIAAVLADLAGKGFTRVLTEGGAQVASSFVSADLLDEVILFRANVVVGADGVRALGGTALSAIERSPRYRQIDAGKVGEDIMRRYVRAA from the coding sequence ATGGCGCGCGCGCCGGCAATCGCGATCGACGCCGAGTTCGACCGCCGCATGATGGCGGCGGCGCTCCGCCTCGGCCGGCGCAATCTCGGCCAGACGCATCCCAATCCCGCGGTCGGCTGCGTGCTGGTGCAGACCGTCGGCGGCGACCGCATCGTCGTCGCCAACGGCTGGACCGCGGTCGGCGGCCGGCCGCACGCGGAAGCCGCGGCGCTCGCCGCCGCCGGCCTAGCTGCCACGGGCGCCACCGCCTACGTGACGCTTGAGCCGTGCGCGCATCAGGGCCGTGCCGGCGCGTGCGCCGATGCGCTGATCGCGGCGGGTGTGGCGCGTGTCGTCTCGGCGATGGTCGACCCCGATCCGCGCACCGCCGGCCACGGCCACGCCAAGCTCGAGGCGGCGGGCATCGCGGTCACCACGGGCGTGCTCGCCGAGGAAGCAGCGCGCGCCCATGCCGGCCACATCGCGCGGGTCACCAAGGGGCGGCCGGCCGTCACGCTGAAGCTTGCCGTGTCCGCGGACGGCATGATTGGCAAGCGCGAGGGCGAGCGCATGATCGTCACCGGCAAGCCGGCGTTCGACGCCGTGCAGATTATGCGCACCGAGTTCGACGCGGTCATGGTCGGCATCGGCACGGTGCTGGTCGACGATCCGCTGCTGACCGTCCGCCTGCCGGGCCTGGCGCGGCGCTCGCCGGCCCGAGTCATCCTCGACAAGGACGCGCGCCTGCCGGCTGCCTCGCGCCTGTTGCAGTCGATCGATGCGGCGCGGCTGATCGTTTACGTCGGCCCGGAGGCGCCGGCGGAGCGTGTCGATGCGCTGGCCGGGGCAGGAGCCGAGGTCGTGCCCGTGCCGCTCGCCAACGCGGGCATCGATATTGCCGCGGTGCTGGCGGATCTCGCCGGCAAGGGATTCACGCGCGTATTGACCGAGGGCGGTGCGCAGGTCGCGTCGTCGTTCGTCTCGGCCGATCTGCTCGACGAAGTTATTCTCTTCCGCGCCAACGTCGTGGTCGGCGCGGACGGCGTGCGTGCGCTCGGCGGCACGGCGTTGTCGGCGATAGAACGCAGCCCGCGCTATCGCCAGATCGACGCGGGCAAGGTCGGCGAGGACATCATGCGCCGCTACGTGAGGGCCGCCTGA
- the nrdR gene encoding transcriptional regulator NrdR: protein MRCPYCGTADTQVKDSRPAEDDTVIRRRRSCDACGGRFTTFERVQLRELTVTKKSGRRVPFDRDKLLRSVNVALRKRSVDPERVDRMVNGIVRQLESSGEPEVSSERIGTLVMEGLKNLDEVAYVRFASVYQNFTNTEDFKDVLGELSGDGDKT from the coding sequence ATGCGCTGCCCCTATTGCGGCACAGCGGACACGCAGGTGAAGGATTCGCGCCCCGCCGAGGATGACACCGTCATCCGGCGGCGCCGCAGTTGCGACGCCTGCGGCGGCCGCTTCACGACCTTCGAGCGCGTGCAGCTTCGTGAATTGACCGTGACGAAGAAGAGCGGGCGCCGCGTGCCGTTCGACCGCGACAAGCTGCTGCGCTCGGTCAACGTCGCGCTCCGCAAGCGCTCGGTCGATCCGGAGCGGGTGGACCGCATGGTCAACGGGATCGTGCGCCAACTGGAATCCAGCGGCGAGCCCGAGGTGTCGTCCGAGCGGATCGGCACGCTGGTGATGGAGGGGCTGAAGAATCTCGACGAGGTCGCCTACGTCCGCTTTGCCTCGGTCTACCAGAACTTCACCAACACCGAAGACTTCAAGGACGTGCTCGGCGAACTGTCCGGCGACGGGGACAAGACCTGA
- a CDS encoding cupin domain-containing protein, with protein sequence MKHAPISFAAKFALFSDRWQPRVIAELNDYQFKLVKVLGDFVWHSHPDTDEAFIVLDGALRIDFRDGAVSIGKGEMFVVPKGVEHKPYAENEVALMLIEPRGVANTGDAGGERTAPDDTWI encoded by the coding sequence ATGAAGCACGCACCCATCAGCTTCGCCGCCAAATTCGCTCTTTTCAGCGATCGGTGGCAACCGCGCGTGATCGCCGAACTCAACGACTACCAGTTCAAGCTTGTGAAGGTCCTCGGCGACTTCGTCTGGCATAGTCACCCCGACACCGACGAGGCCTTCATCGTGCTCGACGGCGCGTTGCGGATAGATTTCAGGGACGGCGCCGTGAGCATCGGGAAAGGCGAGATGTTCGTCGTGCCCAAGGGTGTCGAGCACAAGCCCTACGCGGAAAACGAAGTCGCGCTCATGCTCATCGAGCCGCGCGGGGTGGCCAATACCGGCGACGCCGGCGGCGAACGGACCGCACCCGATGACACCTGGATCTGA
- the glyA gene encoding serine hydroxymethyltransferase, whose translation MTESRPSAVAPGFFTATLAQSDPEIADAIAKELGRQQHEIELIASENIVSKAVLEAQGSVMTNKYAEGYPGKRYYGGCEFVDIAETLAIERAKKLFNAKFANVQPNSGSQMNQAVFFALLQPGDIFMGLDLSAGGHLTHGSPVNMSGKWFKVVPYGVRRDDHLIDMDEVEKIAREHKPKLILAGGTAYSRVWDFKRFREIADAVGAYLMVDMAHFAGLVAGGVHPSPIEHAHVVTSTTHKSLRGPRGGLILTNDEDMAKKINSAVFPGLQGGPFMHIIAAKAVAFGEALRPEFKVYAKNIVDNARALANELKSLGFDIVSGGTDNHLMLVDLRPKHLKGNTSEKALVRAGLTANKNGIPFDPEKPFVTSGIRLGTPASTTRGFGVAEFRQVGQLIAEVLDAVAQSEDGSAPLVEAAVKQKVRALTDRFPIYR comes from the coding sequence ATGACCGAATCCCGCCCGAGCGCGGTCGCGCCCGGCTTTTTCACCGCCACGCTGGCGCAATCCGATCCCGAGATCGCCGACGCGATCGCCAAGGAACTCGGCCGCCAGCAGCACGAGATCGAGCTGATCGCCTCGGAGAACATCGTCTCCAAGGCGGTGCTCGAAGCGCAGGGCTCGGTGATGACCAACAAGTATGCCGAGGGCTATCCGGGCAAGCGCTACTATGGCGGCTGCGAGTTCGTCGATATCGCCGAGACGCTGGCGATCGAGCGGGCGAAGAAACTGTTCAACGCCAAGTTCGCCAACGTCCAGCCGAACTCCGGCAGCCAGATGAACCAGGCGGTGTTCTTTGCCCTGCTGCAGCCGGGCGACATCTTCATGGGTCTCGATCTTTCCGCCGGCGGCCACCTGACGCACGGCTCGCCGGTCAACATGAGCGGCAAGTGGTTCAAGGTCGTGCCGTACGGCGTGCGGCGCGACGATCACCTGATCGACATGGACGAGGTCGAGAAGATCGCGCGCGAGCACAAGCCGAAGCTGATCCTTGCCGGCGGCACCGCGTATTCGCGCGTCTGGGACTTCAAGCGCTTCCGCGAGATCGCCGATGCGGTTGGCGCCTATCTCATGGTCGACATGGCGCACTTTGCCGGGCTGGTCGCCGGCGGCGTCCATCCGTCGCCAATCGAGCATGCGCACGTCGTCACCTCGACGACGCACAAATCGCTGCGCGGTCCGCGCGGCGGCCTGATCCTGACCAACGACGAGGACATGGCGAAGAAGATCAATTCGGCCGTCTTCCCGGGCCTGCAGGGCGGGCCGTTCATGCACATCATCGCCGCCAAGGCCGTAGCCTTCGGCGAGGCGCTGCGGCCGGAGTTCAAGGTCTATGCGAAAAATATCGTCGACAACGCGCGCGCGCTGGCGAATGAGCTCAAGTCGCTCGGCTTCGACATTGTCTCGGGCGGCACCGACAACCATCTGATGCTGGTGGATCTCCGTCCGAAGCATCTCAAGGGCAACACCTCGGAAAAGGCGCTGGTGCGCGCCGGCCTTACGGCCAACAAGAACGGCATCCCGTTCGATCCCGAGAAGCCGTTCGTCACTTCCGGCATCCGGCTGGGCACGCCGGCCTCGACGACGCGCGGCTTTGGCGTTGCCGAGTTCCGCCAGGTCGGCCAGCTTATCGCCGAGGTGCTGGACGCCGTGGCGCAGTCCGAGGATGGCTCCGCGCCGCTGGTCGAGGCGGCAGTGAAGCAGAAGGTGCGGGCGCTGACCGACCGCTTCCCGATCTACCGCTAG
- a CDS encoding pyridoxamine 5'-phosphate oxidase family protein, whose protein sequence is MAKQYDHIDDKQRAFIERQHLFFVASAAPGAHVNVSPKGLDALRVLGPNSVVYLDRTGSGNETAAHMLADGRMTIMFCAFDGPPLILRLYGRGRVLPRGGAEYLDLLSSRFGGEEPLGARQMVMLDVALVQTSCGYGVPSYEYLGERPSLVNWEPLKGEAGLAAYRQEKNVRSIDGLPTGFAERAAVQIHLNTDRYSLDSG, encoded by the coding sequence ATGGCCAAGCAATACGACCACATCGACGACAAGCAGCGCGCCTTCATCGAGCGGCAGCATCTGTTCTTCGTCGCCTCGGCGGCGCCCGGCGCGCACGTCAACGTCTCGCCGAAGGGCCTCGATGCGCTGCGCGTGCTCGGCCCCAATTCCGTCGTCTATCTCGATCGCACCGGCAGCGGCAACGAGACCGCGGCACACATGCTGGCCGACGGCCGCATGACGATCATGTTCTGCGCCTTCGACGGGCCGCCACTGATCCTGAGGCTCTACGGCCGGGGCAGGGTGCTGCCGCGCGGCGGCGCCGAGTATCTCGATCTGCTCAGCTCGCGCTTCGGCGGCGAGGAGCCGCTCGGTGCCCGCCAGATGGTGATGCTCGACGTCGCGCTGGTGCAGACGTCCTGCGGCTATGGCGTGCCGAGCTACGAGTACCTCGGCGAGCGGCCGTCGCTCGTCAATTGGGAGCCGCTGAAAGGCGAAGCGGGGCTGGCAGCGTATCGGCAGGAGAAGAACGTGCGCAGCATCGATGGGCTGCCGACGGGGTTTGCGGAGCGGGCGGCCGTCCAAATCCATCTAAATACAGATCGATATAGCTTAGACAGCGGGTAA
- a CDS encoding L,D-transpeptidase family protein, translated as MIALRLASATAFVRPLRALAVASVALVGIVGSAPAGQPQDPIAEVLQNGSAEWSDGFDAASVGAADVRTSIPTLSPSILGPMQAAITQYSDIVSKGGWPIVPADKPLKIGVRDPAVVLLRQRLAISGDLPSEAATPSDAFDSYVDAATKRFQARHGIQPDGVIGDTTFAALNIPAHLRLTQLANNLTRLKAFLNKPLPPRYVMVNIPAASVEAVENGVVVQKHTAVVGKTDRPSPIVNSKITEINFHPYWTVPASIIKKDLIPLMQKDPTYLATWKIRVFDKTGQEVQPEQIDWQTDQATKGYMFKQDPGDENSLGIVKINFPSPEGVYMHDTPHKGTFNDDYRFDSSGCVRIQNIRELIPWILRDTPNQTPDMIEEEFRNGQRLDVKVVNPIPLHWVYITAWASTEGIVNFRNDIYNLDGLEQYTAEEDGQGQPL; from the coding sequence ATGATCGCTCTGCGCCTGGCGTCTGCTACCGCATTTGTCCGCCCGCTCCGTGCCCTCGCGGTGGCGTCGGTGGCGCTTGTCGGCATCGTCGGCAGCGCGCCGGCTGGGCAGCCGCAGGACCCGATCGCCGAGGTGCTGCAGAACGGCAGCGCCGAGTGGTCGGACGGCTTCGATGCCGCCTCGGTCGGTGCCGCGGACGTGCGCACCTCGATCCCGACGCTGTCGCCCAGCATCCTCGGACCGATGCAGGCGGCGATCACGCAATACTCCGACATCGTCTCCAAAGGCGGCTGGCCGATCGTGCCGGCCGACAAGCCGCTGAAGATCGGCGTGCGCGATCCGGCGGTCGTCCTGCTGCGCCAGCGCCTCGCGATCTCGGGCGACCTGCCGAGCGAGGCGGCGACCCCGTCCGATGCGTTCGACTCCTACGTCGATGCCGCGACCAAACGCTTCCAGGCGCGCCACGGCATCCAGCCGGACGGCGTGATCGGCGACACGACCTTCGCCGCGCTGAACATCCCGGCGCATCTGCGGCTGACGCAGCTTGCCAACAACCTGACGCGGCTGAAGGCGTTCCTGAACAAGCCGCTGCCGCCGCGCTACGTGATGGTCAACATCCCGGCGGCGAGCGTCGAGGCGGTAGAGAACGGCGTCGTCGTGCAGAAGCATACCGCGGTGGTCGGCAAGACCGACCGGCCGTCGCCGATCGTCAATTCGAAGATCACCGAGATCAACTTCCACCCGTACTGGACGGTGCCGGCCTCGATCATCAAGAAGGACCTGATCCCTCTGATGCAGAAGGATCCGACGTACCTTGCGACGTGGAAGATCCGCGTCTTCGACAAGACGGGCCAGGAAGTGCAGCCGGAGCAGATCGACTGGCAGACCGACCAGGCGACCAAGGGCTACATGTTCAAGCAGGATCCGGGCGATGAGAACTCGCTCGGCATCGTGAAGATCAATTTCCCGAGCCCGGAAGGCGTGTACATGCACGACACGCCGCACAAGGGCACGTTCAACGACGACTACCGCTTCGACTCGTCGGGCTGCGTGCGCATCCAGAACATCCGCGAGCTGATCCCGTGGATTCTGCGCGACACGCCCAACCAGACGCCGGACATGATCGAGGAAGAATTCCGCAACGGCCAGCGTCTCGACGTGAAGGTCGTCAATCCGATCCCGCTGCACTGGGTGTACATCACCGCGTGGGCGAGCACGGAAGGCATCGTCAACTTCCGCAACGACATCTACAACCTCGACGGCCTCGAGCAGTATACCGCCGAGGAAGACGGGCAGGGCCAGCCGCTCTAG
- a CDS encoding winged helix DNA-binding protein, giving the protein MALPKRAEAPAQPLTNAELKPLYMEALTLVERLHRRLLDVIKDEFDRAGRSDVNSVQALLLFNIGESELTAGELRTRGYYLGSNVSYNLKKLVEMGYIHHQRSRMDRRSVRVSLTEKGAEVAKIVDSLYERHIRSIDQVGGIASGDFTDLNRSLQRLERFWTDQILYRL; this is encoded by the coding sequence ATGGCACTTCCCAAAAGGGCGGAGGCTCCTGCTCAGCCGCTCACCAATGCCGAGCTCAAGCCGCTCTACATGGAGGCGCTGACGCTGGTCGAGCGTCTGCATCGTCGGCTGCTCGACGTCATCAAGGACGAGTTCGACCGCGCCGGCCGCTCGGACGTGAACAGCGTGCAGGCGCTGCTCCTTTTCAACATCGGCGAGTCGGAGCTGACCGCGGGTGAGCTGCGCACGCGCGGCTACTACCTCGGCTCCAACGTTTCCTACAATCTCAAGAAGCTGGTCGAGATGGGCTACATCCATCACCAGCGCTCGCGCATGGACCGCCGCTCGGTCCGCGTCAGCCTGACCGAGAAGGGCGCCGAGGTCGCGAAGATCGTCGACAGCCTTTACGAGCGCCACATCCGCTCGATCGACCAGGTCGGCGGCATCGCCTCGGGCGACTTCACCGACCTCAACCGCTCGCTGCAGCGTCTCGAGCGCTTCTGGACCGACCAGATCCTCTACCGCCTCTAA
- a CDS encoding DUF6163 family protein codes for MSSRDVMAPVVLPRTRIEIILDQYVVALSVVVLLFGLRQWAIILGVLQGAGGPFEDMSTPWFVVTVHMAVVDLVAAVGLWLRVAGGKVVWVYSALFEITLHTIFIGTFGPSWLVVAFHAATLLFFLLLTILVWRQPRR; via the coding sequence ATGAGCAGCAGGGACGTGATGGCGCCGGTGGTGCTGCCGCGCACGCGGATCGAGATCATCCTCGATCAGTATGTCGTGGCGCTGTCGGTCGTGGTGCTGCTGTTCGGACTCCGCCAATGGGCGATCATCCTCGGCGTCCTGCAGGGCGCCGGCGGGCCGTTCGAGGACATGTCGACGCCATGGTTCGTGGTCACGGTCCACATGGCGGTGGTCGATCTGGTCGCCGCCGTCGGGCTGTGGCTCCGCGTCGCCGGCGGCAAGGTAGTGTGGGTCTATTCGGCGCTGTTCGAGATCACGCTGCACACGATTTTCATCGGCACGTTCGGCCCGAGCTGGCTGGTCGTCGCCTTCCATGCGGCGACGCTGCTGTTTTTCCTTTTGTTGACCATTCTGGTCTGGCGGCAACCGCGGCGTTGA
- the hemB gene encoding porphobilinogen synthase — MKAILGSRRMRRNRQTDWSRRLVAETSLTVNDLIWPIFLIDGDKGHQDIPSMPGVQRLTVYEAVEAAAKAAELGIPALALFPYTDPARRDDTGSEALNPKNLVNTATRAIHADVPGVGVIVDVALDPYTSHGHDGIMEGDTIANDASVRQLVLQALIQAEAGADIVAPSDMMDGRVGAIRTALDDNGFDRVQIMSYAAKYASAFYGPFRDAVGSSKTLKGDKRTYQMDPANGDEALREVELDIAEGADMIMVKPGMPYLDVLWRVKEAFAMPTFAYQVSGEYAMIKGAAERGWIDGDRAMLESLIAFKRAGADGVLTYFAPFVAEMLKKG; from the coding sequence ATGAAGGCGATCCTCGGCAGCCGCCGCATGCGCCGCAACCGCCAGACCGATTGGTCGCGACGCCTGGTTGCGGAGACGAGCCTCACCGTCAACGACCTGATCTGGCCGATCTTCCTGATCGACGGCGACAAGGGGCACCAGGACATCCCCTCGATGCCCGGCGTCCAGCGCCTCACGGTCTACGAGGCGGTCGAGGCGGCGGCGAAGGCGGCCGAACTCGGCATCCCCGCGCTGGCGCTCTTTCCCTACACCGACCCGGCGCGCCGCGACGACACCGGCTCGGAGGCCCTCAACCCGAAGAATCTCGTCAACACCGCGACGCGCGCCATCCACGCCGACGTGCCGGGCGTCGGCGTCATCGTTGACGTCGCGCTCGACCCCTACACCAGCCACGGCCACGACGGCATCATGGAAGGCGACACGATTGCCAACGACGCCAGCGTCCGCCAGCTCGTGCTGCAGGCGCTGATCCAGGCAGAAGCCGGCGCCGACATCGTCGCGCCCTCCGACATGATGGACGGCCGCGTCGGCGCGATCCGCACCGCGCTCGACGACAACGGTTTCGACCGCGTGCAGATCATGTCCTACGCCGCGAAGTACGCCTCCGCCTTCTACGGCCCCTTCCGCGATGCGGTCGGCTCGTCGAAGACGCTGAAGGGCGACAAGCGCACCTACCAGATGGACCCGGCGAACGGCGACGAGGCGCTCCGCGAAGTCGAACTCGACATCGCCGAGGGCGCCGACATGATCATGGTCAAGCCGGGCATGCCGTATCTCGACGTCCTCTGGCGCGTGAAGGAGGCGTTCGCCATGCCGACGTTCGCCTATCAGGTGTCCGGCGAGTACGCGATGATCAAGGGCGCGGCGGAGCGCGGCTGGATCGACGGCGACCGCGCGATGCTGGAATCGCTGATCGCGTTCAAGCGCGCCGGCGCCGATGGCGTGCTGACGTATTTCGCGCCGTTCGTCGCGGAGATGCTGAAGAAGGGCTAG
- a CDS encoding DUF2165 family protein has translation MGDLGKGVSPPLIGGTRLAGNLLRETQIKVEMEVAVLIAWVEALLVAAPGAWIAIGAFENIRVPKANRDMVVDVLAMTSMKAQFPDYYAIVSANRIESRRLQRIAFGAIVVTESVVAVAMLFGALGLAGAGIGLWNAVVPHGIAVAGTLGFTMVWSGFLVGGQWVHYWIVHQDAQHTHFMLVLWGLATLALLLLL, from the coding sequence ATGGGCGATTTGGGGAAGGGTGTCTCTCCTCCGCTCATCGGCGGAACTCGGTTGGCCGGAAACTTGCTCCGCGAGACTCAAATTAAGGTGGAGATGGAGGTGGCCGTTTTGATCGCATGGGTGGAGGCCCTGCTCGTCGCCGCGCCGGGCGCGTGGATAGCGATCGGCGCGTTCGAGAATATTCGCGTGCCGAAGGCGAACCGCGACATGGTCGTCGATGTCCTCGCGATGACGAGCATGAAGGCGCAGTTTCCCGACTACTACGCCATCGTCAGTGCCAACCGGATCGAATCGCGGCGGCTGCAGCGCATCGCCTTTGGCGCGATCGTCGTGACGGAAAGCGTTGTCGCGGTCGCGATGCTGTTCGGCGCGCTGGGGCTGGCGGGCGCCGGGATCGGCCTATGGAATGCGGTCGTCCCGCACGGCATCGCTGTCGCCGGCACGCTCGGCTTCACGATGGTGTGGTCGGGTTTTCTCGTGGGCGGGCAGTGGGTCCATTACTGGATCGTCCATCAGGATGCCCAGCACACGCATTTCATGCTGGTCCTCTGGGGCCTGGCGACGCTTGCCCTTTTATTGCTGCTTTAG
- a CDS encoding threonine ammonia-lyase, with translation MTTPTLADIQSAATLIAGHVVRTPFLPAPRLSRLTGADIWVKYENLQATSSFKERGALVKLLSLTEEEKARGVIAMSAGNHAQAVAYHAGRMGIPATIVMPRPTPFVKIAATRSFGARVILEGETLADCETTVRGIMAEGGPVLVHPYDDPQVIRGQGTIGLEVIADAPDLDALIVPVGGGGLISGIAIAVKALQPKVEMIGVETELCPSMWAALRGEKAKIGGETLAEGIAVKNVGTLTLPIVKQYVDDMVLVPEGAIERAVAEYLMLQKTMAEGAGAAGLAAVLHDPARYRGRKVGLVLAGGNIDPRLAASIMVRELAREERVVAIRVFISDRPGVLAEIARTIGANGGNILDVSHRRTMLDVPPKGAVVEVTMETHGGAHAAEIVNALSALGFRVERLDPPPPGAA, from the coding sequence GTGACCACTCCCACCCTCGCCGACATCCAGTCCGCCGCGACCCTGATCGCCGGCCATGTCGTGCGCACGCCCTTCCTGCCCGCCCCGCGCCTGTCGCGGCTGACCGGCGCCGACATCTGGGTCAAATACGAAAACCTCCAGGCGACGTCGTCGTTCAAGGAGCGCGGCGCGCTGGTCAAGCTGCTGTCGCTGACGGAGGAGGAGAAGGCGCGCGGCGTCATCGCCATGTCGGCCGGCAACCATGCCCAGGCCGTCGCCTACCACGCCGGCCGCATGGGCATCCCGGCGACCATCGTGATGCCGCGGCCGACGCCGTTCGTGAAGATCGCCGCGACGCGGAGTTTCGGCGCCCGGGTGATCCTCGAAGGCGAGACACTGGCCGACTGCGAGACGACGGTGCGCGGCATCATGGCCGAGGGCGGTCCCGTGCTGGTGCACCCCTATGACGACCCGCAGGTGATCCGCGGCCAGGGCACGATCGGCCTCGAGGTCATCGCCGACGCGCCCGACCTCGACGCGCTGATCGTGCCCGTCGGCGGCGGCGGGTTAATCTCGGGCATCGCCATCGCCGTAAAGGCGCTGCAGCCGAAGGTCGAGATGATCGGCGTCGAGACCGAGCTCTGCCCGTCGATGTGGGCGGCGCTCCGCGGCGAAAAGGCGAAGATCGGCGGCGAGACGCTCGCCGAGGGCATCGCGGTAAAGAACGTCGGCACGCTGACGCTGCCGATCGTGAAGCAATACGTCGATGACATGGTGCTGGTCCCGGAGGGCGCCATCGAGCGCGCCGTCGCCGAGTACCTGATGCTGCAGAAGACGATGGCAGAAGGCGCCGGCGCTGCGGGCCTCGCCGCCGTGCTCCACGATCCCGCCCGCTATCGTGGCCGCAAGGTCGGGCTGGTGCTCGCCGGCGGCAACATCGACCCGCGGCTCGCCGCCTCGATCATGGTGCGCGAATTGGCACGCGAGGAGCGCGTCGTCGCGATCCGCGTCTTCATCAGCGACCGCCCAGGCGTACTCGCCGAGATCGCACGCACCATCGGCGCGAACGGCGGCAACATCCTCGACGTCTCACACCGCCGCACGATGCTCGACGTGCCGCCGAAGGGCGCCGTCGTCGAGGTGACGATGGAGACGCACGGCGGCGCCCACGCCGCCGAGATCGTCAATGCACTGTCGGCGCTGGGCTTTCGGGTGGAACGTCTGGATCCTCCGCCTCCGGGAGCGGCGTGA